The genomic DNA AAGGTACCCCCCATTACGACCCTCATATGATAAATGCATTTACACTTTCGGTATTTAGCTGAATTTGGCCTCTGAATGACCTTAAATTTACTCAGAATAACCTtctgacataaaaaaacaatcaattttttttgtaacgtCAAAATGGCAGGCACATTTGCaaacaagtgtaaatacgtttatttAGATTGTTGAATTTGGGTTTgcacaaaaacaaatgtaattatGGCAGAGAATAAGCTCTACAGGGTCCCAGACTTAGCCAAGGCTCAATTTAAAACATGGACATATGTGTCCCTACTACACAGTCAGTGTGAACTCATGTGTTCCCCtggcagcaagagggttaataTTTAAGTTTGCCTTTTTTGAGGTAAAGATTGAGTACACATTAATAATAATAACGATAAAGATAATAATTGGTAACTCTgacaaataaacataacataTTTTGCCCTCTCAGAAATCCtaattgcttttctttttaGGTTCTCTTTCGAGATAACACCTGATGGAAGAGTTTTAAGGGTGTACCATCCAGAAGAAaacaatgattttgttttggCAGCAAAGAAAGGATTTGCTGCTCTACTGGCATCAAGACTTCACGAAGAAGGAGAAGTAATAAACATTACATATTTTTGACCCACCTTGTCAAGAAGCATTAAATGGAAGCATTTTATCTAATATATTTATGCCACATTTAATTAAATGTTCTTACTTTGAAAAGTCTTAACATTGTCTAAGATCCCTATACTCTTGAAATTCAAGCTGAACTCATCTTCTTAGTTGACCATAACTACAAATATATAAGGCATTTCAATATTTACTAAAAACCATTGAGGCACAAATGATATCTTCAAAGTCTACAAGCAGGGGTTGAAATTAGCGCTGGTCCCGTGGTACGCCACCAGTAAAATTTGCGTTGGACCAGTTGATTTTGTAAGCTGGTGGTCCGGCTGACCAGAAGAAATTTGCTGATAAAAATCACTGGTTCCTTCGAAAATGCTGGTGGTGATTACAAAAAGGTAAGAGACAACAATTTAGCTGCAACATCAATTACGGGGGATACTAAGTATTACAATTGATAAAGTTGTCAAATGCATGTCATTTCAGTTGCAGGACCAGTAGATTTGGAGCTGGACCAGTAGATTTGGAGCTGGACCAGTAGATTTGGAGCAGGACCAGTAGATTTGGAGCTGGACCAGTAGATTTGGAGCTGGACCAGTACATTTTCAGTCCACTGGTCCGGCTGGCCAGTACACAAAAAAGCTTAAATTTGACCCCTGTCTACAAGTATCCAGCTCTGTAGTGAGAACTTTGTATGTTGCTCACagtttaaaatctttaatttctcTCTACTGAATGTGCACAGTATGTTTTCTATGTTCAAGACAATCTATCAACATTTACTTCAGTAAGAGTTCAGATCTGTctttttggtttaattttcagatttttaaatatgttattatgttatttttcagATATCTGGACATCAATCACATGATGGTTTTACTTATCATACAGAAGAACTTGGCCATGAAGGtaaataatagtaaaaaaaataattaataattatcaaatgatGCAAATACTCAAcaaagatatgaaaaattaatatttatcgATAATTCATCATCTACTGCCAGTTCTGATGTACAAGGCAGATTTATTTGACCGAGATCCTAATTATTGTGTTTTCCATTATGAAAGAAACATGCATGAGCTCAGCACTTGCACAATTTTCTGTTCATGAATCCATGCATATGgggaatttttgttttttaacagcTGAGTTCTGTCAGCCTTaagataaaacttttaaaaaataaaaggaaaccTAACTTCTTGctgatattttatcaaaaatgactTCCCTTTTAATACATTGCTTTGCATAATTGATAAAACTTTAatggatacaaaaaaatgttagaaaCGTTACTAACATTTCTGTCTTGTGtagaaaaatcatttttcatGTTTGTGTGCAAagatcattttcttttctttgtacATACAGTGAAATATTTAATgacattattttgataaaatatgattatatgGTTATGTTTATCTTTGTAGGACCTCATAATGCCACATACACTTGTAAAGAGACAAATACTGGACTCCAGTTCACTAAAGTACGACACGAAGCACTTGTTGAAAATGCTGGTGGTGATTACAAAAAGGTAAGAGACATcaatttattgatataaactttACCTTGGGTTTAGGCCATAAcaagatatatagatatatgaagatgtggtatgagtgcaaatgagacgactgtctatccaagtcacaatttgtaaaagtaaccattataggtcaaagtacagtcttcatcatggagtcttggctcacactgaacagcaaactataaagggccttaaaaatgacattaaaaaacattcaaacggggaaaccAACAGTCAAATCtacacacaaaaacgaaaaacacttatgaaccccACTATTCAATTGTCTTTCttagaaatttgaaaagcaTTCCAGCAAAGTGATTTCCATCTTTTTTGCCAACCATACAAGGGCTgtaaagccagtcaaggtcattAAAAACTTCCGTCATCAAGTTGAATTCTCATTGACTTGGATTGTCAGTTTTAATACCAAAGACCAGTGATTCTCTCCAAACACTTAGCCATCCTCTGTCAAAATAGTGCTGAACATGGCGTAAAAGaccagtcaatcaatcaatcttggtctttgaaataaagtaatttttcttgtttcagATTATGCATTACCACAAAGACCTTGAGATTATACACAGTGTTTTAATAGAAGAAGATTTCATTGCACCCTCTACATCCTCTCCAGAGTAAGTTATTGTGATATAAATCAATGGTACTAAGTTAAATTATCATACATGTAGTATGGATTTATTTATCTCTTACTGGGGATgtattaatattcgttggataccaattttcgtggatttcgtgtgttcaggagaaccacgaattcgaatgttcaatgaatttcaaattttctaaaggaaagAGTgaagactttgccaaaaccatgaaataaaatatccacgaagttttcctcaaaccacgaaaattggtacccacgaaaataaatgaatccacagtatgccTCTATTTTTACTATCAGCATCTGTTAATAAACCTAAATTCTCATATTTCTCTGATATGAGACGGGGTTGAAAAACAAGCATGAATTAACAAAACCATGTATCAATCAGTTTATTATAACTTTATTTGGGCATGCAggattgtaaatataaaaaaagaaggtgtggtataattgccaatgagacaactttccacaaaggcaccaaaatgacatgtaacttaacaactatagatcactgtacagccttcaacaatgagcaaaacccatttCATTCATGGATTTGCTAGAACAACCCTaacattttgtactttattgattgttttaattcCTGGTTAAcctttgtaaaagaaataataaagaaattggTACTCCACAATAAAGGATTTAATTCAATGTGTGTCATTCTGAAAACGTTTGAAGTATTTACCCctggaaattaaataaacacTCAAAACAAGGCAGTAAATAAGTACAATATGACAAAGtgtgtacaaaaaatatatttttcaaacagaATTGAGTGGCCTGATCGGCGGGTCTCATCATGATTCACAAGTTGATCTTTTTGTCAATCACATtgcacagaaaataaattttcatgatCTCAGATcacgaaaataaaaaattaaaaaaaatctgtagttAAACGGATCATGATAGCGAAAATGTGACGATCATGAAGAATGAAAATAACCCATCAGGCCCCTCAGAATTGCATGAAATAAGTATAAGATATATGTTTTTCCTTCCAGCTTTGATCCACTGCATGGAATGAGGAAAATTAAAGCAGTCAATGAATTCAGTTCCATGGGTATGTATTGAACTTAAACCTGACTTCCAGGGTATTACATTAATGAATTGTAAATGTGACCCTATTAATTCATATTTGTTAGGGCTATTCCATTTAAACATACATCAACCCCCAGGAAGGCACTATGACAATAGGGCAGCCACCCAGAGaagcatttttacaaattttgaaggATTGTCCTcatcaaaactttgaaaaggGCACCCACCACTAGAAGTGGTTTCAAAATGCCTTCCTGGGGGTTGATCTATGTTTAAATGGAATAGCCCTTaccacaaataataaaattgagaatataagcctttatatataaatataaaccttttttgagaatttatatatttaaactaatttattgatgttcttttaaaaaaatccattttcatTTCTGTTGATTGAAAGAGATGGAAAGgagtgaaaaaaatgaaagttccGAAGCAAACTTCTTAATATTCGctataaataattttctatgGTAGAAATCCCTGAGATGAGAGCTATCAGTAAAGGACATCTATCGTATCTAACAAGAAGGTTTGAGAGAGATGCTGTCACTAAACCAATGCTGGGATTAGAAGAATCAACAATCCATGTAACCGAGGTCTGTATTGTTTATCTTTACcaaaatacattatattaactttaaacttttcaatataattaggtgatatttgttttgtatatattttaaggaccaattggtgatttgatggtTGAAAATTAAGCTAAGCCaataaacgggtatttgcgaccatcaaatcaccaatGGTGCTATCACagcttaaaaaacaatattgttatctccattctaaggAAACCTACAGAAAATGACGTcgtattataatttaaaacctGCCATATTTTGTCTGTGCCTGTACATACATTTTCCTTACGTCAATTGGGAATTGATGCCATGAAAATTGGTGATGTATTCCAATGAAAATGAATGTTAAAAGCGATGTTTCATTGGATACTCTACCACATGAATAGATTGACTAACTTGTAATAGGCATAACCTTTCAGAagctttagttttcaatgttctTGAACTTTGTACTCTaatttttggcctttttataaAGAAACTCCAGACTAAACTGGTTAATCACCTTCATACAGTCTacttaagtaaaaaaaaaaatttctttataaacaTGTAATATTTTCCTCTTGACATCAACAACAATTAATCAATTTACTAGCATTATAGAACAGATAATATAGATAttgtaaactaaaaaaaaaaggcttcCATGGTCTCATAAttgaattttatcattttatctttttttcagatgGAAAAAAAAGTAGCCATTCTTGACCGTGCTAAAGCTTGGCAGTACATCAAAGGGAATATTACCTGCATGTGGACTCAACCTGAAAATGGTATATATATCATACTCACaggaaaaataattattatcttGACTATCCAATGATTTTCCACCTTCCTATATTCTATAGATGATACAGAGCTCTATAAGTATTTGATCTGGAAAATTTGACCTCACTGATGAAAATAACAGATCACAAATATGTAAATGAGCCCTTCAGGAAGTTGTGTTTCACCATTATCTTTGCGATGAATGATCCCTAACCAGATGcaaatatttttgcaaactttGGTTTTCGATTTACATATTTTCTCTTGATACACTTATGTGCATACTTTTTATGACTGAAAAAATCCTAAAATCATTAAAAGAAATTTAGTTTGGTATTTGTTGTATggtcgtttaatttttttaaaattgcctTTTCAAGATTTTGCTTTTAAATAGGTGCTTAAGGTCAAATTAAAACTATTGAACCATTTTATCCTGTTTAAGATGTCAGTCAGTACACCTCCAACAGATTAAGTGTAAAACTGTTGTTCTATTTATTTACAGGTCGTACATTAGTAGCAAATGCATGTTTCTTCAAGATAGTGGATGTACTGAAATCAATACCTGAAGAAGAACTTGTGAAGCTTGCTAATTATTACTTTGTAGAACTGAAATCAGAGTAAGTCAGAGTGCTCTTGTGACGTTGAAATAGCAgtgtaaattttaaagttattaaaaacTTTAGCTTAAAACACTTTTTCTCTAAAATATTACTgtagaatctaatgcattctgggtattattttcaaaagcatACACCAAAacattgtgattggtttaaagcgttctaaacaatgaaaattaagcGAATGACGTaccgttattttcattttggtgtacaaacaatgagattacccatagtcctttagattctgaaatggTGAAATGGACCATAAGTTTAGGTGAATTTTCCTGTGCATTACTAATTGAATTTTCAAGTCATTGCTAGGTACtgagattaattttgaaattacatCTAGAAGTAATTACCTTTGACATAATTAGTAGGTTAATTCAAATGTATCATTTaccataattttatttaaatctattttttttcagtcgCTCAAGGTATGTAGGAGCCATGAACTACATGTTGGATGCCTTTGGAGTCCTTTATACTAACTTCAGTGAGAACCTCCTGACAGATTATATTCTAAAGAGTCCTCATCCTAAGATTACACTTATCTTACGGCTGATGACACATATTGTAGGAAAAGACAACCCACCACACGATGTATGTATTGAAgtctaacaaaaaataatatctgtTCATTCAGAagttattgcatgcatttattattgtgattttgtcattttagactaaaatgtgattttaatttttgctataTTGTGAAAAATCCAGTTTGGTtcgtacaaaaaaataattgcgatataaccctgttgcattttcgcaataataaaattttcagtagcttttttcaaaagaattgTTGAAAAACTACTTTATgacattaaaatgattaaagaGAAAACATACATTGaaacacatacaaataaaaaaattgtgtaaaacTGAAATCTGCTGAAACAAAAACTGTAGAATAAATGTCTACTTTCAATAAATTCATTACCATTAGCCTATATTTATTGACCTTCAATAGCAAACTTCAAGCTTCGTCCAAGTTGTCTAATGATGTAccttatttttctaatttgaaaactttttgttgatttatggtcttttatatactgtggattcatttattttccgtGTTTAccaattttcaagaattaaGGAATTTTTTGGGGGATAATtgagtttgtgtttttttaaaagtctacATGCAAGTGTATATACTATTTGGTCTacattgaaaatcaaaatctgttGTTCAGATGAACCTAGGAAATCTATGAAGATATGTATCCTATGAgttataatgaatccacagtaatcactgttatataaactttgtttttttcatatttaagaatATGATAGCTGCTATGGAAGACATTGTATTTAACAAAGAGAACCACCCAAAAGAGATGTACAGAGAGAATCTCCTTGAAAGGGTCTTACTCTGTCTGGGCTCAGTGTCACATAAGTTATCAAAAGTGGGTCGGCTAGCAGAGGCTATCAGTATAACTGAACGAGTTCATCAATGGCTAGGAATTCATGGTAATatctttgttttgtgtttttatccTCTATCTATATTTTGGTCTTTATTAAGGGGGTACTCAACACCTTGACTTAAATTAATTtagcttgtttaattttcttaaaattttgacaaaatatatacttttaccatttgaaaaagatataaaaatttcaaaaaatttgaaccaatcaCTTTCTCAGAAAAATTTCATTGGATACATAGCAGTTGACAAATGCTAAATTTCTTCTTTGAGAAGCTcaatatttccttaacaatacAACGTTATTGAAACATTTCGCTGATTTtacagttatctccctttagtgttaggtaccaccgtAAATAAATGCAAGTTCTTTTCATGAAGACCATCCTTTTTTTAGAAGAATTTTTGCCTACAATAGGGGTTAAATTGATTAAATCtgcttgatttttttcacataaatattgtatattttgttagATCCATTTGTGTACAGAAAGAAAAGAGCAATTCAGAGCGAACAGGAACAAATAGACTATGACCATTGGAGAGTGATACTGTTAGAAACACTAGGAAATGCCAGAATGGACTTCTCTTATGAATATATTGTATCACACATCAACTCAACTAACTCTCCTTGGATCAAACGAGCTGGAGTTCATGCTCTAAGGAAATATGAACATGAAATGGTGAGTTGTATGCAGgttatacaaaattttgttcataccataatcaattttataaagtaTGCAAGTTAGAatattgtgcattttttttattttcattgtataaCAGTTGAAccaagtaaaacaaaacaaactctGATCCACCCATATAAGGgacatataaaattgtttttgtcattaCCTTGACATAAGTGACTATATATAGATAATAAGGCTATAAGTAATTTTTTCCAGGCTGCTAATGAGATGTATAAAGCTGCCATGTATGACGAGAATGATGAGGTCCGTTACGAGGCTTTATTACAGTATCAGGCTCATCCTTTATCAAGGATTATCACACCTCTAAAAGCGTAAGTTTAAGAAATGATGAGAATGATGAGGTCTGTTATGAGGCTTTATTACAGTATCAGGCTCATCCCCTAGCAAGGATTATCACACCTCTAAAAGCGTAAGTTTAAGAAATGATGAGAATGATGAGGTCCATTACGAGGCTTTATTACAGTATCAGGCTCATCCCCTAGCAAGGATTATCACACCTCTAGAAGCGTAAGTTAACGAAATGATGAGAATGATGAGGTCCGTTACGAGGCTTTATTACAGTATCAGGCTCATCCCCTAGCAAGGATTATCACACCTCTAGAAGCGTAAGTTTAAGAAATGATGAGAATGATGAGGTCCGTTATGAGGCTTTATTACAGTATCAGGCTCATCCTCTAGCAAGGATTATCACACCTCTAAAAGCGTAAGTTTAAGAAATGATGAGAATGATGAGGTCCGTTACGAGGCTTTATTACAGTATCAGGCTCATCCTCTAGCAAGGATTATCACACCTCTAAAAGCGTAAGTTTAAGAAATGATGAGAATGATGAGGTCCGTTATGAGGCTTTATTACAGTATCAGGCTCATCCTCTAGCAAGGATTATCACACCTCTAAAAGCGTAAGTTTAAGAAATGATGAGAATGATGAGGTCCGTTATGAGGCTTTATTACAGTATCAGGCTCATCCCCTAGCAAGGATTATCACACCTCTAAAAGCGTAAGTTTAAGAAATGATGAGAATGATGAGGTCGGTTATGAGGCTTTATTACAGTATCAGGCTCATCCTCTAGCAAGGATTATCACACCTCTAAAAGCGTAAGTTTAAGAAATGATGAGAATGATGAGGTCCGTTATGAGGCTTTATTACAGTATCAGGCTCATCCCCTAGCAAGGATTATCACACCTCTAAAAGCGTAAGTTTAAGAAATGATGAGAATGATGAGGTCTGTTATGAGGCTTTATTACAGTATCAGGCTCATCCTCTAGCAAGGATTATCACACCTCTAAAAGCGTAAGTTTAAGAAATGATGAGAATGATGAGGTCCGTTATGAGGCTTTATTACAGTATCAGGCTCATCCTCTAGCAAGGATTATCACACCTCTAAAAGCGTAAGTTTAAGAAATGATGAGAATGATGAGGTCCGTTACGAGGCTTTATTACAGTATCAGGCTCATCCCCTAGCAAGGATTATCACACCTCTAAAAGCGTAAGTTTAAGAAATGATGAGAATGATGAGGTCCGTTATGAGGCTTTATTACAGTATCAGGTTCATCCTCTAGCAAGGATTATCACACCTCTAAAAGCGTAAGTTTAAGAAATGATGAGAATGATGAGGTCCGTTATGAGGCTTTATTACAGTATCAGGCTCATCCTCTAGCAAGGATTATCACACCTCTAAAAGTGTAAGTTTAAGAAATGATGAGAATGATGAGGTCCGTTATGAGGCTTTATTACAGTATCAGGCTCATCCCCTAGCAAGGATTATCACACCTCTAAAAGCGTAAGTTTAAGAAATGATGAGAATGATGAGGTCGGTTATGAGGCTTTATTACAGTATCAGGCTCATCCTCTAGCAAGGATTATCACACCTCTAAAAGCGTAAGTTTAAGAAATGATGAGAATGATGAGGTCCGTTATGAGGCTTTATTACAGTATCAGGCTCATCCTCTAGCAAGGATTATCACACCTCTAAAAGCGTAAGTTTAAGAAATGATGAGAATGATGAGGTCCGTTATGAGGCTTTATTACAGTATCAGGCTCATCCTCTAGCACGGATTATCACACCTCTAAAAGcgtaagtttaaaaaaaaatagaaaattatttgtatgaTTAAAGTTGACATATCAAAAAGCCAGACGTAGGCGCTGTTAATTATATGTACtggtatatatactatatttttatgcttttacatttttctcactAATACACATAGTTAATATGGCTTCTACTAACGAAAGCTCCATTTGGAGCTAATGTGTTTAGAGACTACTTATGTCAGTACACCTTTCCTATGTTGCctatgtattagtttgtgattaggtctagtcTATACATAAGAGATTATTTTGCCCTGCCCCCTCTGTCATGTGcctttaacttttaaatattttataactggTATGAAAATCATAGttatattttgttgtatatTGTCTTGCTATTTAGAGTTgtcatataataataaaatctttaaGAACATACTTGAAAATGTACATGTGTGTAATCCTGCTTGATTGTTTTATgtctttatgtaaaaaaataaacaaattacaaaaaaaactttgagaaatattttcaaacctATATTTCTGATTTACATTCAGTGTTAAttgatttttcatgtttttatccAGACGAGCAGAAGTAAATGGAACTGGTATAATTGATCCCTATGAGTCTGGAATCATGGAAATGACACCTCATCACAGAGAAAAACGATTGGCTTTTCTGGACAAGTTTCCCAAGATAAACTTTAGACTTGAGGCTCCAAGTGTCGATTGGAGAAAAATTTTAGGATCTAAAGATTTAGGTGCTTCGTTTGGCGTCATCATGTATAACATGCTGGATCTAAAAATTGGTAAGTGTTCTCTATTTTGATTCTGCCTAAGTTAATTGGACACATCTATGTTAACTTCCTCTCATACAGCAGAGATCAAATACCATTagagtgggtctcattggggtctaagtgtaacgccgattttttgtaagcgtgacatgtgaaagtcaaattattgtggtGTGAAAACTGGAAATGAGGTCTTGGAGAACccagaaaatgacaaaaaaatgagaattgcttaagtacatagtgtaagtgggatacgggaatctgacaaaacagtaagcgggatccgggattggAACCCCCGAATGAGACCCTCATTAGAAAGTATAGTTGTCATCATTGTTGTCTCCCCTTGACAGAGTAAAAAAGCCAGACATAGGTATGTTTTACTTTGTGGTTAGGTCTAGTCGATATAAGCAATTTTTTTGACCTGCCCCCGTCTGTCATGGTCTATTGATTTTGAAACTTTtccttattttacatgtattaaaattgagaatggaattggggaatgtgtcaaagagacaaccacccgaccatttgttttattgtgataaGGCCAGTTTATTTGGAACCACTATtagtaggtcaatgatatttagtATACAGTTTTATAAGAATTGGCATATTTcttttccatggagattatttggctctGTCCCattagtcatggtctattgactttaaaaGTTTTGCTTAGTTGACatttattagtttgtgattaagTCAGTACAAAGGGAACCATTAGTTGTAGCCAATGTTAATTGGtattcagttgtataagcattggcacatctcatttccatgtaGATTATTTTTCCATACCCCTCAGTCGTGGTCTATCGACTTTGAAACTTGTGTTTAGACTAAGTTTACCagtttacatgtataagtttgtgattggatcagtttaagatgaactgctaatgttaagtcaatgatatttggtttgCAAATTTATTGGCATTTGGAAGTATTGTGGAGATGATATATAGCCCTTAAGGTTTGTTTAAGGGAACAACTTATTATTTAAGTCGAtagtatttggtatgcagttgtagaAGTATTTTCATGGAGATTGTTAAGCCATGTTCCTCCATCATAGTTCATTGCCTTTGAATATTTGAACACTGTTAAAGTATTACCtttttgatttcaacatttcataatcaaaataacaaaaagacgaGATATACACTACTGTGGAAACAGATTATTATTTTGCCTAGATATATATGGATGATAGACCTCtttgtttaaagattttatgtACTTATAAGTATTGAACATGTGAAGTTTACGTCAAGAGTTAAGggctattccattaaaatgCATGTGGGAGGGTAGGAAGGAAAGTTTAATTATTGAATGTGGGTCATGTGTTTTTTTCAGTATGCTTCTATTACCATTAtgctaaattatataaaaaaatattcttggtTTTAgggacattttgaaaattcctttCTACCCTCCCCCATACATTTCAATGGAATAGCCCTCAGcaaatatgtgtatttttttattgttaaaataatatcttttgtAGAACCATTAAGCGGCCATTTGAGAGTAAATGTTCATGACGAGGCCTATGCTAGAATACTTCTTGGAATGATTAACCAGAAGATGGACTTCTTTGTAGCCAGACTTTGTTTTAAAGGAGGCACCCAGTACaatctgaatattttaaaagtatgttgAATAGCTAAAAACAGTCTTTTGATAGTTAATGCTACACTGTTAGTTTAAAGgttgttttgttttggagtttaacaaaatatatattaccgGTAGTTAtaaatttttgtcgagccttcgactttagtcgaaaaagcgagacatagcgatcctactttccgtcggcgtcggcggcggcgtccacaaatattcactctgtggtaaaagtttttaaaattttaattaaactatactggatttctaccaaacttggacagaagcttgattatgatcaaaagatagtatccagaagtgaattttgtaaaaataaaattccattttttcagtattttacttatgaatggacttagtttttctgcaggtaaacattacattcactctgtggttaaagtttttgaaattttaataactttcttaaactatacttgatttctaccaaacttggacagaagcttgtttatgatcataagatagtatccagaagtaaattttttaaaaataaatttcaattttttcagtattttacttttaaatggacttagattttctgccaggaaacaacacatgcaCTTTGTcgttaaagtttgaatttttttaataactttcttcttTCCTATACCattttggatttgtaccaaacttggacagaagcttttttatgatcaaaagctagtatcaagaaggaaattttgttaaaattttgtacctgtgtatctgtattttacttataaatggacttagtttttcttccagttaacattacatacagtctgcagttaaagtttaaaaacatttattagattcataaactatcttggatttttaccaaacctggacagaagctttttacgatcaaaagatagtatcaacaggaataattttattgatttttttcctcatttttgttcagcctgtgatt from Mytilus trossulus isolate FHL-02 chromosome 8, PNRI_Mtr1.1.1.hap1, whole genome shotgun sequence includes the following:
- the LOC134681722 gene encoding uncharacterized protein LOC134681722 — protein: MDCQWSLCGIVCFILWIFVLSEAKFIRFKPGYEYEYKFDSISQLTDFGDFNIKAKISYTNIDEKYGYQEILLRIYSFIFYAKDPDSPGHDMDLSKWFSFEITPDGRVLRVYHPEENNDFVLAAKKGFAALLASRLHEEGEISGHQSHDGFTYHTEELGHEGPHNATYTCKETNTGLQFTKVRHEALVENAGGDYKKIMHYHKDLEIIHSVLIEEDFIAPSTSSPDFDPLHGMRKIKAVNEFSSMEIPEMRAISKGHLSYLTRRFERDAVTKPMLGLEESTIHVTEMEKKVAILDRAKAWQYIKGNITCMWTQPENGRTLVANACFFKIVDVLKSIPEEELVKLANYYFVELKSDRSRYVGAMNYMLDAFGVLYTNFSENLLTDYILKSPHPKITLILRLMTHIVGKDNPPHDNMIAAMEDIVFNKENHPKEMYRENLLERVLLCLGSVSHKLSKVGRLAEAISITERVHQWLGIHDPFVYRKKRAIQSEQEQIDYDHWRVILLETLGNARMDFSYEYIVSHINSTNSPWIKRAGVHALRKYEHEMAANEMYKAAMYDENDEVRYEALLQYQAHPLSRIITPLKA